The region TGAAATTACATAATTTTATGTTTAATTCACCAGtagaaatttctttaaGAAATCAGGATACATTATCAAAATTGCAATtggataaattttttaatttagatGAATTTCATGATTcgattttaatttttgaaagcTTGAATGGAATGGATACTCTTTTGAAtgaattttcaaatgaatataaatttagaaaagataaaattattcatccgttgatttggaaaaaatcaCAGTCATCAtcacaaaatattaatccAGGCGATATACTAAATGATTCGTTTACACAGAAATTAAACATGGAATTCCTAAAAGATTATCTTTGGAAGATCCTAGGTTTCTTATTATATGATatcaatttaaatcaatcaacaaatttttcattggttaacaataattattctACCACAAATGATTTCTGGCTAGGGATAGTGAGCAGATTACAACCGTATTTGAAGCATTTAtgttataatattataaagaaAGAATCAGAAATAGAGGAATTTAaggattttttttcaatgtaTATTGCCATTTTAGaaaactttaaattatcaacagatttattatattcattattattaaaaatattcgaAAATTATTGTGTATTAACTATAAAATCATTTGGAaaagaatttataaatctactgaaagatgatgattttaTGCCTCTTACAAtcaatgataaaaaattatatcaaaaaattaaaagaatctGTTGGAtgaaagaagaagatgaacaATTAAATGGGAATCAAGAAGATGGTCAGTTGATGATCAATTTCCCGTTTTCACCATTATATCCAATGACTTGTACATTATTGAGAAAAACATATACTAAATTGATATCTTTTGTCGATAATGCATATCGTCATGAATTACATaaagttaataatatattggTAAAGACCATTGattctattttaaatgatacaGTTAATAAACAAATCAGATCAAAATTAGATACTACTTCAAGAGAGGAACTTGcacaaattttaataaatttagattATTTCATAATAGCATCAACTGAGTTTAGCAATATCATGACAAAGGATAATATAATGCAAAATCCGgatattgaaattagaTTATCCgctattaaaaatttcacaACTTCTAGAGAATATGCagaagataatttaattaaattaatcgACACAAAGATTTCTGATATTTTAGAAACTGTTTCATTAGATTGGGAAACCTCTGAGATTAGAAATTCTCcagatttttcaattgtggATGTCGCTCAGTTTTTAGAGATGATGTTTGCATCTACCTTAGTGAATTTACCCTACAGTGTTCaaactttattaattttcagAGAATTTGATTCTTTATCAAGTCAATTTTTACATATGCTTCTATATGAAACACCCGATCAAATTTCTGAAGAAagtgttttaaattttgaagtagacattcaatttttaaagtcAATTATTCCTAGAGTATTCCCAGGTGCAAATACCGTGAATAACACTGAAGAAGATCAATCACGTATGATTAATAACATTAAATCTTTGGAATCAACATTTATAGAACTAGACCAATGTATATCATTGTTAAAATCAAGTAACCCGCTGGATTATAGAGATCCACAAATGAGAATGAGAAAATATCCTCGTGTAAAACAAGAGTATGCTAGCTCCTTAATTAACAAAGTGAGAAGAAGTGAAATACTACATTCTGGCTCTAATACTCCTTCAGAGTCAATAAATTCTGCATCTAGGACGCCTGATGAAAATCAGAGCATATTTGACATGTcctctaataataaagctATTGCAAATTTCTTTAACAGGAAATAGTTCCTTATTTAGGTCTTATCGGTTgacatttttatataatattatttaatgaattttaatgaataatagaattttaTACAACCCATTGagatttcttaaatttatattgtgacactattttatttctcttTATCCggtataatttttattgtaGAATTCGTTCGCACTAATGTTGTTAATCGATGagctttaaaaatttcagtTATACAAAAAAcacaaaaaagaaaacataTTCAACATTTTTGTACAGCATAAAATGATATCatatatttgtatcattgaaatattatggGTGAAAAGAGAGCAAATCCCAAAAATGATGGgggaaaaaataaaaggaTGAAATATAGACTTGCTACTGGTATGATAGATCCTGGGACTTCCGGAATATATGCTACTTGTgctagaaaaaaagaacgGTTTGCAGTTCAAGAGTTGGGCTTATTATTTGAGGAAAAATTGCAGGAATACtatgaaaaagaattgaCTGATCTTGCCAAGGAAGGTAAAATAGCTTCTGATcttgatgaagaagaaccTGCGGAATTATCTATTGAGGAGCAAATTAAACAAGAGTTATCTGAAATTAAGAGGAGTAACTCAAAAACTAAAACCTTCGATAATAATGGTAGacaaaagaaagaaattttacaatttattgatttaaattgtGAATGTGTTGTCTTCTGTAAAACAAGAAGACCAATTATTCCTGAAAAGTTCGTAAAAAGAAtcattgaagaattagctGATCCCTCAAATATGGAAAAGCGTACTAgatatattcaaaaattaacaCCCATTACAAATTCTTGCAATGCTTCTATGGaccaatttattaaattactTGAAATAGTATTAGAACCtcattttcattcaaaAGATGTTCATCAAGATTACAAGTTTGCTGTTGAAGTTACTAGGCGTAATTTTAACACAATGGAAAAGATCGATATGATTAATCAAGTTGTCAGTCAAGTTAGTAAGTCAGAAAATCATAACCATACTGTTGATCTTAAAAACTATGATAAACTAATTCTTGTGGAATGTTTCAAGAGTAACATTGGTGTGTCAGTTGTAGACGGTGATTATctaaaaaagtataaaaaatataacattCAACAAATTTTTGAAGCAAAATTTAAGAAGAACGctgaagaaaatgaaaaagagAACATGAGATCTGCCACAAAAGAATGATCCCCagattatttctttttaaatagaTCAAATTTATGAGAACTAATCCCTATAATGAAGTTATCGCATTGTATAAAAGTAGTAATACCAGGACGCCAGTGAATCAATTATATACTGACTCTCTATAAACTATtcatatcaaaaaaataaaaaaaataatcaatttaaaGCTATATAAAACATTctgtaatatatatatatatatgtatcaattattattattttcttttttttttttttttcacttaaCAAAGTCGGTataattacaattaaaatGCATATGCAGTTATCTTACTGAAATTCGCAGGAGCTTCCCATAATAACCAATCACTCTTGGTATTAGGAATTAATCCCATAGAGTTTAATTTGTGGATACCAATAAACATTAGAACAATTTGgaatagaatatataaCCCTATTGGTGCAATTACCTGACTCTGAATATTGTCAACACCTAAAACTGGTTTA is a window of Henningerozyma blattae CBS 6284 chromosome 5, complete genome DNA encoding:
- the SEC15 gene encoding Rab GTPase-binding exocyst subunit SEC15 (similar to Saccharomyces cerevisiae SEC15 (YGL233W); ancestral locus Anc_3.554), with the protein product MDQETQYKLSQNLQKVLLLSAPTTVNALVENEKKIKNKDSHNISEKAEYLGDEIFDLDSQLFDKWVPFLRTAIENEQLPTLIDDLYTSIDENFQGLETQIIQESHINDKLKSSIREISNVQDMITNTLTSEITGIQSQLSKSTTETIIKKQIFVNNKKSSLKISEASILINKILKILELSNKCQELIEDGKFFKALQNLDNLEKIYLQEFRSYDFDILKQIYDTIPFLKLTIRNECINIIRNSFNSNLGKNLPEVGKTIFNIYDKELFNEWKSTKESMKLHNFMFNSPVEISLRNQDTLSKLQLDKFFNLDEFHDSILIFESLNGMDTLLNEFSNEYKFRKDKIIHPLIWKKSQSSSQNINPGDILNDSFTQKLNMEFLKDYLWKILGFLLYDINLNQSTNFSLVNNNYSTTNDFWLGIVSRLQPYLKHLCYNIIKKESEIEEFKDFFSMYIAILENFKLSTDLLYSLLLKIFENYCVLTIKSFGKEFINLLKDDDFMPLTINDKKLYQKIKRICWMKEEDEQLNGNQEDGQLMINFPFSPLYPMTCTLLRKTYTKLISFVDNAYRHELHKVNNILVKTIDSILNDTVNKQIRSKLDTTSREELAQILINLDYFIIASTEFSNIMTKDNIMQNPDIEIRLSAIKNFTTSREYAEDNLIKLIDTKISDILETVSLDWETSEIRNSPDFSIVDVAQFLEMMFASTLVNLPYSVQTLLIFREFDSLSSQFLHMLLYETPDQISEESVLNFEVDIQFLKSIIPRVFPGANTVNNTEEDQSRMINNIKSLESTFIELDQCISLLKSSNPLDYRDPQMRMRKYPRVKQEYASSLINKVRRSEILHSGSNTPSESINSASRTPDENQSIFDMSSNNKAIANFFNRK
- the TAN1 gene encoding putative tRNA acetyltransferase (similar to Saccharomyces cerevisiae TAN1 (YGL232W); ancestral locus Anc_3.553) — its product is MGEKRANPKNDGGKNKRMKYRLATGMIDPGTSGIYATCARKKERFAVQELGLLFEEKLQEYYEKELTDLAKEGKIASDLDEEEPAELSIEEQIKQELSEIKRSNSKTKTFDNNGRQKKEILQFIDLNCECVVFCKTRRPIIPEKFVKRIIEELADPSNMEKRTRYIQKLTPITNSCNASMDQFIKLLEIVLEPHFHSKDVHQDYKFAVEVTRRNFNTMEKIDMINQVVSQVSKSENHNHTVDLKNYDKLILVECFKSNIGVSVVDGDYLKKYKKYNIQQIFEAKFKKNAEENEKENMRSATKE